A section of the Methanocaldococcus sp. FS406-22 genome encodes:
- a CDS encoding elongation factor EF-2, with amino-acid sequence MGKRAKMIAKIKELMEKYDRIRNIGICAHIDHGKTTLSDNLLAGAGMISKELAGEQLALDFDEEEAQRGITIFAANVSMVHTYEGKEYLINLIDTPGHVDFGGDVTRAMRAIDGAIVVVCAVEGVMPQTETVLRQALRERVKPVLFINKVDRLINELKLTPEELQSRFIKIINDINNLIRKMAPEEFKDKWLVRVEDGSVAFGSAYNNWAISVPFMKKSGITFKDIIKYCEEDKQDELAEKAPLHEVVLDMVIKHLPSPPEAQKYRIPHLWKGDLESEAGKAMLNCDPNGPLAGVITKIIMDKHAGAVSVCRLFSGRIKQGDEVYMVNNQQKAKIQQVSVFMGPERIPVESISAGNICALVGLKEASAGETICSPDKIIEPFEAITHISEPVITVAIEAKNTKDLPKLIEVLRQVAREDPTVRVEINEETGEHLLSGMGELHIEIITKLKIERDAGIPVEVGQPIVVYRETVTDKSPVIESKSPNKHNKLYFVVEPLEEGVLQAYKEGKIPDVDTKRKLDDKIVQELIKAGMDPEEAKRVMCIYEGNVLINMTRGIVHLDEVKELIIQGFKEAMRNGPLAAEKCQGVKVKLMDAVLHEDAIHRGPAQMIPAARFGIRDAMMQAKPVLLEPMQFVFINTPQDFMGAAMREISNRRGQILDMEQEGDMAIIKAKCPVAEMFGFAGAIRGATQGRCLWSIEFAGYEKVPREMQEQLIKQIRERKGLKLE; translated from the coding sequence ATGGGAAAAAGAGCAAAGATGATTGCTAAAATTAAGGAGTTAATGGAAAAGTACGATAGAATAAGAAATATTGGAATCTGTGCACACATTGACCACGGAAAAACAACATTATCAGATAACTTATTAGCTGGAGCAGGAATGATTTCAAAAGAATTAGCTGGAGAGCAATTAGCTTTAGATTTTGATGAAGAGGAGGCACAAAGAGGAATTACAATCTTCGCTGCAAACGTTTCAATGGTTCACACCTATGAAGGAAAAGAGTATTTAATTAACTTAATTGACACCCCAGGACACGTTGATTTTGGAGGAGACGTTACAAGAGCTATGAGAGCTATTGACGGGGCAATAGTTGTTGTATGTGCTGTTGAGGGGGTTATGCCTCAAACAGAGACTGTCTTAAGGCAGGCTTTAAGAGAGAGAGTTAAGCCAGTTCTCTTCATTAACAAGGTAGATAGATTAATTAACGAGTTGAAATTAACACCAGAAGAGTTGCAGAGCAGATTTATCAAAATTATCAATGACATTAACAACTTAATTAGAAAGATGGCTCCAGAAGAGTTTAAAGACAAATGGTTAGTTAGAGTTGAAGATGGAAGTGTTGCGTTTGGTTCAGCTTACAACAACTGGGCAATTTCAGTTCCATTTATGAAGAAGAGTGGAATTACATTCAAAGATATAATCAAGTACTGTGAAGAAGATAAGCAAGATGAATTAGCTGAAAAAGCTCCATTACACGAAGTTGTTTTAGATATGGTTATTAAACACTTACCAAGCCCACCAGAAGCTCAGAAATACAGAATTCCACACTTATGGAAAGGAGATTTGGAATCAGAAGCTGGAAAAGCTATGCTTAACTGCGACCCTAACGGACCATTAGCAGGAGTTATTACTAAGATTATCATGGACAAACACGCTGGAGCTGTTTCAGTTTGTAGATTATTCAGTGGTAGAATTAAGCAGGGAGACGAAGTTTATATGGTAAATAACCAGCAGAAGGCAAAGATTCAGCAAGTATCTGTCTTCATGGGACCAGAGAGAATTCCGGTAGAGAGCATTTCAGCAGGAAACATCTGTGCATTAGTTGGTTTAAAAGAGGCTTCAGCAGGAGAAACAATCTGTTCCCCAGATAAGATAATTGAACCATTCGAAGCTATAACACACATCAGTGAGCCAGTTATTACAGTAGCTATTGAGGCAAAGAACACCAAGGACTTACCAAAATTAATTGAAGTTTTAAGACAGGTTGCAAGAGAAGACCCAACAGTTAGAGTAGAAATTAATGAAGAGACTGGAGAGCACTTATTGAGTGGTATGGGAGAGTTACACATTGAGATTATCACAAAGTTAAAGATTGAGAGAGATGCAGGAATTCCAGTTGAGGTTGGGCAGCCAATCGTTGTCTACAGAGAGACAGTAACAGATAAATCTCCAGTAATTGAGAGTAAATCACCAAACAAGCATAACAAACTTTACTTTGTAGTTGAACCATTAGAAGAGGGAGTTTTACAAGCATACAAAGAAGGTAAAATCCCAGATGTAGATACAAAGAGGAAGTTAGATGACAAGATTGTTCAGGAATTAATTAAGGCAGGAATGGACCCAGAAGAGGCTAAGAGAGTAATGTGTATCTATGAAGGAAACGTCCTCATTAACATGACAAGAGGTATTGTTCATTTAGATGAAGTTAAAGAGCTAATTATCCAAGGGTTCAAAGAGGCTATGAGAAATGGGCCTTTAGCAGCAGAGAAGTGTCAGGGAGTTAAAGTCAAGTTAATGGATGCTGTCTTACACGAGGATGCAATCCACAGAGGGCCAGCACAAATGATTCCAGCAGCAAGATTTGGTATTAGAGATGCAATGATGCAAGCAAAACCAGTATTATTAGAGCCAATGCAGTTCGTATTCATTAACACACCTCAGGACTTCATGGGAGCAGCGATGAGAGAGATTAGCAACAGAAGAGGACAAATCTTAGATATGGAGCAAGAAGGAGATATGGCAATTATTAAAGCTAAGTGTCCTGTTGCAGAGATGTTTGGATTCGCTGGAGCTATTAGGGGAGCTACACAGGGTAGATGTCTCTGGAGTATAGAGTTTGCTGGATATGAAAAAGTCCCAAGAGAGATGCAAGAGCAATTAATTAAGCAAATTAGAGAAAGAAAAGGACTTAAATTAGAATAA
- a CDS encoding LAGLIDADG family homing endonuclease: MVNLKELSQKEILELIDYVRLLRKQNFSYSQISKKIEIERDIKISKSTIIRWCKNTNNPFNKIKFLDLSPSPELSYIIGVYFGDGNIYYRKKTGAYYFRVKVVDKDFAEVVKDDLIKIGLNPTVSHIEEKTRSNRWYVEASSKSLYKFLNQNKEELFKIAEKYPEDFLRGFFDSEGYVTSDKIALENYDLELLEFSKELLKKLDIHSTIHIAKKKGTESNIRGEIYHYKDDFYRLSIHRKESIKNFATKIGFSIKRKQDKLQKLLKSIDKH; encoded by the coding sequence ATGGTTAATCTTAAAGAACTTTCTCAAAAAGAGATTTTGGAGCTTATAGATTATGTTAGATTATTAAGGAAGCAAAATTTTAGCTATTCTCAAATATCCAAAAAGATTGAGATTGAGAGAGATATTAAAATTTCTAAATCTACGATTATTAGGTGGTGTAAAAATACAAACAACCCTTTCAATAAAATAAAATTTTTGGATTTATCTCCATCTCCTGAACTTTCCTATATAATTGGTGTCTATTTTGGAGATGGTAACATTTATTATAGAAAAAAGACAGGAGCTTACTATTTTAGAGTTAAAGTTGTTGATAAGGACTTTGCAGAAGTTGTTAAAGATGATTTAATAAAAATCGGATTAAATCCAACAGTTAGCCATATTGAAGAGAAAACAAGAAGCAATAGATGGTATGTTGAGGCAAGTAGTAAAAGTTTGTATAAGTTTTTAAATCAAAATAAGGAAGAGCTTTTTAAAATTGCTGAAAAATATCCTGAAGATTTTTTAAGAGGATTTTTTGATAGTGAGGGATACGTTACTTCAGATAAAATAGCATTAGAAAATTATGATTTAGAACTTTTGGAATTTTCAAAAGAGTTATTAAAAAAGTTAGATATACATTCAACAATCCACATAGCAAAGAAAAAAGGAACTGAATCAAATATTAGAGGTGAAATTTACCATTATAAAGACGATTTTTATAGATTATCAATCCATAGAAAAGAATCTATTAAGAACTTTGCTACAAAAATTGGTTTTTCTATAAAAAGAAAACAAGATAAACTTCAAAAGCTCTTAAAATCCATAGATAAACATTAA
- a CDS encoding phosphomannomutase/phosphoglucomutase: MVFKAYDIRGVYGKELDESFAYSLGKCIGKKFENKKILVGNDVRIGSKELLPYFIVGLKEYADVFYAGTISTPLMYFGTKGKYDLGIILTASHNPPEYTGFKMCDKDAIPLSPIEEIKPIFKKYDLTESVKEEAKSINLDDLKVDIIKEYKKFFLKRCETSDKKIAVDFANGATTIAEKEILSELFDNAVFINDYPDGSFPAHQPDTLKMECLKDIIRAVKENNCDLGLIFDGDGDRLGIVDENGNVLRGDILTAIIAEEILKEKPKAKIVYDLRCSKIVPEIIEKFGGIPIKSRVGHYFIKKLMHEIDAEFAGELSNHFYFKEIGYFESPLLALSYILKAMEEEGKTLSELNKEFSKYPHSGEINFKVKDQKYIMEKIKEYFKDCELEELDGISIYCKNFWFNLRPSNTEPLLRLNLEANDEETMKEKVEEIKNLIAELDKSLE; encoded by the coding sequence ATGGTATTTAAAGCTTATGATATTAGAGGAGTTTATGGTAAAGAACTGGATGAGAGCTTTGCCTATTCCTTAGGAAAATGTATTGGTAAAAAATTCGAAAACAAAAAGATATTGGTAGGGAATGATGTTAGAATTGGTTCTAAAGAGCTTTTGCCCTATTTTATAGTTGGTTTAAAAGAATATGCTGATGTATTTTATGCAGGGACTATTTCAACCCCCTTAATGTATTTTGGAACTAAAGGAAAATATGATTTGGGAATCATCTTAACCGCCTCCCACAACCCTCCTGAATATACTGGCTTTAAAATGTGTGATAAAGATGCCATTCCTCTTTCTCCAATAGAAGAGATAAAACCAATATTTAAAAAATATGATTTAACGGAAAGTGTAAAAGAAGAAGCTAAAAGCATAAATTTGGATGACTTAAAGGTTGATATTATCAAGGAGTATAAAAAGTTCTTTTTGAAGAGGTGTGAAACATCAGATAAAAAGATAGCTGTTGATTTTGCCAATGGGGCTACAACAATAGCTGAGAAAGAAATTTTGAGTGAGTTGTTTGATAACGCAGTTTTTATAAACGATTATCCTGACGGGTCTTTCCCTGCTCATCAGCCAGACACATTAAAGATGGAATGCTTAAAAGATATTATAAGAGCAGTTAAAGAAAATAACTGTGATTTAGGTTTAATTTTTGATGGAGATGGGGACAGATTAGGAATAGTAGATGAAAATGGAAATGTTTTGAGGGGAGATATATTAACAGCAATAATAGCAGAAGAGATTTTAAAAGAAAAGCCAAAAGCTAAGATAGTTTATGATTTAAGATGCTCTAAGATAGTTCCAGAAATCATTGAGAAATTTGGAGGAATACCAATAAAAAGTAGAGTTGGGCACTATTTCATTAAAAAGTTAATGCATGAAATAGACGCTGAATTTGCTGGAGAGCTAAGTAATCACTTTTACTTTAAAGAAATTGGTTATTTTGAAAGCCCATTATTAGCTTTAAGCTATATTTTAAAAGCCATGGAAGAAGAAGGAAAAACTTTATCCGAACTAAATAAAGAATTTAGCAAATATCCTCACAGTGGGGAAATAAACTTTAAAGTTAAAGATCAAAAGTACATTATGGAAAAGATAAAGGAGTATTTTAAAGATTGTGAGCTTGAAGAGTTGGATGGAATATCTATTTATTGTAAAAACTTCTGGTTTAATTTAAGGCCTTCAAATACTGAGCCGTTGTTAAGATTAAATTTAGAAGCAAATGATGAAGAAACAATGAAAGAAAAGGTCGAGGAAATTAAAAATTTAATTGCAGAGCTTGATAAATCTTTAGAATAA
- a CDS encoding 2-amino-3,7-dideoxy-D-threo-hept-6-ulosonate synthase, translated as MELFKDIKNLGKLVRLERIFNRDSEKTVIVPMDHGVSNGPIKGLIDIRKTVNDVAEGGANAVLLHKGIVRHGHRGYGKDVGLIIHLSGGTAISPNPLKKVIVTTVEEAIRMGADAVSVHVNVGSEEDWEAYRDLGMIAETCEYWGMPLIAMMYPRGKHIQNERDPELVAHAARLGAELGADIVKTSYTGDIDSFRDVVKGCPAPVVVAGGPKTNTDEEFLQMIKDAMEAGAAGVAVGRNIFQHDDVVGITRAVCKIVHENADVEEALKEIKKK; from the coding sequence ATGGAATTATTTAAGGACATAAAAAATCTTGGGAAACTTGTAAGGTTGGAGAGAATATTTAACAGAGATAGTGAAAAAACTGTAATTGTTCCAATGGATCATGGAGTTTCAAATGGTCCAATTAAAGGGCTTATAGATATAAGAAAGACGGTAAATGATGTTGCTGAAGGAGGAGCTAATGCTGTCCTCTTACACAAAGGAATTGTAAGACATGGGCATAGAGGATATGGCAAAGATGTTGGATTAATTATTCATCTCTCTGGTGGGACAGCTATATCACCAAACCCATTGAAGAAGGTTATCGTCACAACAGTAGAAGAAGCCATTAGAATGGGTGCTGATGCTGTCTCAGTTCATGTAAATGTTGGTTCAGAGGAAGATTGGGAGGCATACAGAGATTTGGGTATGATTGCTGAGACATGTGAATACTGGGGAATGCCATTAATTGCTATGATGTATCCGAGAGGAAAACACATTCAAAATGAGAGAGACCCAGAATTAGTTGCTCATGCAGCGAGATTAGGAGCTGAATTAGGGGCAGATATAGTTAAAACAAGTTATACAGGAGATATTGATTCATTTAGAGATGTTGTTAAGGGTTGTCCAGCTCCAGTTGTAGTTGCTGGAGGTCCAAAAACTAATACAGATGAGGAATTTTTACAGATGATTAAAGATGCCATGGAGGCTGGAGCTGCTGGTGTAGCAGTTGGTAGAAACATATTCCAGCACGATGATGTTGTAGGGATAACAAGAGCTGTTTGTAAGATAGTTCATGAAAATGCAGATGTTGAAGAAGCGTTAAAAGAGATTAAAAAGAAATAA